The stretch of DNA GCTGGATGAACTGGGATGCCGAAAACATCACCCTGGGCGATAACACCACGTTGGCACCAATGCTTTCGATACAGACGATTGGAGCAAGCCacaagctggagatggcGTGGACCTGGGTCCTTCTAGCATTCACTATGTTCTTCTTTTGATGAAGCTGAACTGAGAGCAACAAACATGGCCCACGCGAAAATGCAGCTGTACTACCGAATCATCTCATGGATAGAAGGCCGACGGAAACTCTCACTACACGGCTACGTGTATGACACAACATGTGCTAAAACTAGATTACTGCTCGAATAGTAATCCGCCTGAATAGTTAAcatatttatttattacCCTTACACtttacagtacttgtataagTACGCCTACTGCTACCACTAAATAAACATTCATTTATTACCATCTTGcaatactcgtacaaaaAAGTCAGTGTGTACATaccatacttgtacagagATCATACAACACTACTTTACATTCACCACCTATAAGAAGAACCATCCAACAAGAAGAGCCAGGAGAGCAACAATAgcaacaactccaacagGCACACCCTGGGAGCCGACAGCCTGAGAGGTTTGGGTAGAGGGAACAGTATGCTTCTCAGAGGTGCTTCCgatgtccttcttgagagaagaaatGTTGTCCTGTGCCTGTCCAAGGGCAGCAGAGTCCTGGGAGTGGACCTGAGAGGAGGCAGAGGGAGCACCAACGGCCTCAGCGCCTCGGTTGACGGCCTCGGTCGGATGAGAAGCAATACCGGAGGCAGAGGAGggaacctgctgctggtagtgttgctgctgctgctgctggaagtTGTTAAACTGCTGGTTGGCAGGGGAGTGGGGAGCAGGAGACTGGGCGGCAGCCTCGTAGTTGGCAAAGGACTCGTCGCCGAGAGTCTGGTCGCCTCGAGAGGCGCTGTGGCCAAGGGCACCTCCAGCCACGGCCCCAGCTCCAAGGGCGGCGCCTCCGGCTCCGAGCTCGTGAGAGTGCTGACCGTTGGCGTCAAAGGGTCGCACCTGCACCTTCATCTTTTTGCTGGTGATGGGCACG from Yarrowia lipolytica chromosome 1D, complete sequence encodes:
- a CDS encoding uncharacterized protein (Compare to YALI0D05291g, some similarities with uniprot|P40075 Saccharomyces cerevisiae YER120w SCS2 required for inositol metabolism); this encodes MEITPEKLEFHAPFTKHTSNNLELRNPTNEYFAFKVKTTAPKLFCVRPNASIVAPNESLTVSITHQALPQEPGPDYTSKDKFLILSAPLNEAAVQAGENLANFVEKTKENIAEFWTQAEHTKSVPITSKKMKVQVRPFDANGQHSHELGAGGAALGAGAVAGGALGHSASRGDQTLGDESFANYEAAAQSPAPHSPANQQFNNFQQQQQQHYQQQVPSSASGIASHPTEAVNRGAEAVGAPSASSQVHSQDSAALGQAQDNISSLKKDIGSTSEKHTVPSTQTSQAVGSQGVPVGVVAIVALLALLVGWFFL